In the Setaria italica strain Yugu1 chromosome VI, Setaria_italica_v2.0, whole genome shotgun sequence genome, one interval contains:
- the LOC101761271 gene encoding probable sucrose-phosphate synthase 4, translating to MAGNDWINSYLEAILDAGGAAGEISAAAGGGGGGEGPAGEKRDKSSLMLRERGRFSPARYFVEEVISGFDETDLYKTWVRTSAMRSPQERNTRLENMSWRIWNLARKKKQIEGEEASRLSKRRLEREKARQYAAADLSEDLSEGEKGENNNDPSIHDEITRTRMPRIGSTDAIEAWASQQKEKKMYIVLISIHGLIRGENMELGRDSDTGGQVKYVVELARALGSTPGVYRVDLLTRQIPAPDVDWSYGEPTEMLSPISSDNFGHEVGESSGAYIVRIPFGPRDKYIPKEHLWPHIQEFVDGALVHIMQMSKVLGEQVGSGQPVWPVVIHGHYADAGDSAALLSGALNVPMVFTGHSLGRDKLEQILKQGRQTRDEINATYKIMRRIEAEELCLDASEIIITSTRQEIEQQWGLYDGFDLTMARKLRARIKRGVSCFGRYMPRMIAIPPGMEFSHIAPHDVDLDGEEGNEDGSASPDPPIWADIMRFFSNPRKPMILALARPDPKKNITTLVKAFGEHRELRNLANLTLIMGNRDVIDEMSSTNAAVLTSVLKLIDKYDLYGQVAYPKHHKQSEVPDIYRLAARTKGVFINCAFIEPFGLTLIEAAAYGLPMVATRNGGPVDIHRVLDNGILVDPHNQNEIAEALYKLVSDKHLWAQCRQNGLKNIHQFSWPEHCKNYLSRVGTLKPRHPRWQKSNVATEISEADSPEDSLRDVHDISLNLKLSLDSEKSGSKEGNSNTVRRNLEDAVQKLSGGVSASRKEGPSENGRWPSLRRRKHIIVVAVDSVQDADFVQVIKNIFEASSNGRLSGSVGFVLSTSRAISEIHALLIYGGIEASDFDAFICNSGSDLCYPSSSSEDMLSSAELPFMIDLDYHSQIEYRWGGEGLRKTLIRWAAEKNNESGQNVIVEDEECSSTYCISFKVTNTEAAPPVKEIRRTMRIQALRCHVLYSHDGSKLNVIPVLASRSQALRYLYVRWGVELSNMTVVVGESGDTDYEGLLGGVHKTIILKGSFNAVPNQVHSARSYSLEDVVSFEKPGIASVEGHGPDNLKSALQQFGILKD from the exons atggccgggAACGACTGGATCAACAGCTACCTGGAGGCTATCCTCGACGCGGGCGGGGCCGCGGGGGAAATCTCGGCAGccgcaggcggcggtggcgggggtgaGGGGCCGGCCGGGGAGAAGCGGGACAAATCGTCGCTGATGCTCCGGGAGCGCGGCCGGTTCAGCCCCGCGCGATACTTCGTCGAGGAGGTTATCTCCGGCTTCGACGAGACCGACCTTTACAAGACCTGGGTCCGA ACGTCGGCGATGAGGAGCCCACAGGAGCGGAACACGCGTCTGGAGAACATGTCCTGGAGGATCTGGAATctcgccaggaagaagaagcag ATTGAAGGAGAGGAAGCCTCTCGTTTGTCTAAAAGACGCCTGGAACGTGAGAAAGCTCGTCAATATGCTGCAGCTGATTTGTCCGAAGACCTATCTGaaggagaaaaaggagaaaacaaTAATGACCCATCTATTCATGATGAGATCACAAGGACACGGATGCCAAGGATTGGTTCAACTGATGCTATTGAGGCTTGGGCAAGCcagcagaaagaaaaaaaaatgtacataGTACTGATAAG CATTCATGGTCTTATACGCGGTGAGAATATGGAGCTGGGGCGCGATTCAGATACAGGTGGTCAG GTCAAATATGTTGTGGAACTTGCTAGGGCTTTAGGTTCAACACCAGGCGTATACAGAGTGGATCTACTTACAAGGCAGATTCCTGCACCTGATGTTGATTGGAGTTACGGGGAACCTACTGAGATGCTCAGTCCGATAAGTTCAGATAATTTTGGGCACGAGGTGGGCGAAAGCAGTGGTGCCTATATTGTCCGGATACCATTTGGACCAAGAGATAAATATATCCCTAAAGAGCATCTGTGGCCCCACATCCAGGAATTCGTTGATGGTGCACTTGTCCACATCATGCAGATGTCCAAGGTACTTGGAGAACAAGTTGGTAGTGGGCAACCAGTATGGCCTGTTGTTATACACGGACACTATGCTGATGCTGGTGATTCTGCTGCTTTACTGTCTGGGGCACTTAATGTACCCATGGTATTCACAGGCCATTCTCTTGGCAGAGACAAGTTGGAGCAGATTTTGAAGCAAGGGCGTCAAACCAGGGATGAAATAAATGCAACCTACAAGATAATGCGCCGAATTGAGGCTGAAGAACTTTGTCTTGATGCATCTGAAATCATAATTACAAGCACCAGGCAAGAAATAGAACAACAATGGGGACTGTATGATGGTTTTGATCTAACTATGGCCCGAAAACTTAGAGCAAGAATAAAGCGTGGTGTGAGCTGCTTTGGTCGTTACATGCCTCGTATGATT GCAATACCTCCTGGCATGGAGTTTAGCCATATAGCACCGCATGATGTCGATCTGGATGGTGAAGAAGGAAATGAAGATGGCTCAGCTTCACCAGATCCACCTATTTGGGCTGAT ATAATGCGCTTCTTCTCAAACCCCCGTAAGCCCATGATTCTTGCCCTTGCACGTCCAGATCCCAAGAAGAATATAACTACTCTAGTCAAGGCATTTGGTGAACATCGTGAATTAAGAAATTTAGCAAATCTT ACACTGATCATGGGCAATCGTGATGTCATTGATGAAATGTCAAGCACAAATGCAGCTGTTTTGACTTCAGTACTCAAGCTAATTGATAAATATGATCTATATGGCCAAGTGGCATACCCCAAGCACCATAAGCAATCTGAAGTTCCTGATATTTATCGTTTAGCGGCGAGAACAAAG GGGGTTTTTATCAACTGTGCATTCATTGAACCATTTGGACTTACCTTGATTGAG GCTGCTGCATATGGTTTACCCATGGTTGCCACCCGAAATGGTGGGCCTGTCGACATACATCGG GttcttgataatgggattcttGTTGACCCCCATAATCAAAATGAAATAGCTGAAGCACTTTATAAGCTGGTGTCAGATAAGCATTTGTGGGCACAATGCCGCCAGAATGGTCTGAAAAACATCCATCAATTTTCATGGCCTGAACATTGCAAGAACTATTTGTCACGTGTTGGCACTCTCAAGCCTAGACATCCCCGCTGGCAAAAGAGTAATGTTGCAACTGAAATATCTGAAGCAGATTCACCTGAAGACTCTCTAAGGGATGTTCATGACATATCCCTTAACTTAAAGCTTTCCTTGGACAGTGAAAAATCAGGCAGCAAAGAAGGAAATTCGAATACTGTGAGAAGAAATCTTGAGGATGCAGTACAAAAGTTGTCAGGAGGTGTTAGTGCCAGCAGAAAGGAGGGGCCAAGTGAGAATGGTAGATGGCCGTCATTGCGTAGGAGGAAGCACATCATTGTGGTTGCTGTAGACTCTGTGCAAGATGCAGACTTTGTTCAGgttattaaaaatatttttgaggCTTCAAGCAATGGAAGATTAAGTGGTTCTGTTGGTTTTGTATTGTCAACATCTAGAGCAATATCAGAGATACATGCTTTGCTAATATATGGAGGCATAGAAGCTAGTGATTTTGATGCCTTCATATGTAACAGTGGCAGTGATCTTTGTTATCCATCTTCAAGCTCTGAAGACATGCTTAGCTCTGCTGAGCTCCCATTCATGATTGATCTTGATTATCACTCCCAAATTGAATATCGCTGGGGAGGAGAAGGTTTAAGGAAGACACTAATTCGTTGGGCAGCTGAGAAAAACAATGAAAGTGGACAAAATGTAATTGTTGAGGATGAAGAATGTTCATCCACTTATTGCATTTCATTTAAAGTGACGAATACTGAGGCT GCACCTCCTGTGAAAGAGATTAGGAGGACAATGAGAATTCAAGCACTACGCTGTCATGTTTTGTACAGCCATGATGGTAGCAAGCTGAATGTTATTCCTGTTTTGGCTTCTCGCTCACAGGCTTTAAG GTATCTGTATGTAAGATGGGGTGTTGAGCTGTCAAACATGACAGTCGTCGTTGGTGAAAGTGGTGACACAGATTATGAAGGTTTGCTTGGAGGTGTGCACAAGACCATCATACTCAAAGGCTCTTTCAATGCTGTTCCAAACCAAGTTCATAGTGCTAGGAGCTACTCGTTGGAAGATGTTGTATCCTTTGAGAAACCAGGAATTGCTTCAGTTGAGGGACATGGTCCAGACAACCTAAAATCAGCTTTACAGCAATTTGGTATATTGAAAGACTAA